Proteins encoded within one genomic window of Carassius carassius chromosome 22, fCarCar2.1, whole genome shotgun sequence:
- the LOC132098381 gene encoding dnaJ homolog subfamily B member 9-like, with product MASAQSVFTVVVSILFITELILAEKDYYEILGVPKDASDRQIKKAFHKLAMRYHPDKNKSPDAEAKFREIAEAYETLSDDNRRKEYDQMRSSPFSRESPRGGSDHFHQHFSFNFDDIFRDSDMFGNNPHLHNKRHFESPFQAHEGARHRHRKHFQHSSGGGLFDDMFEDMERMFFFNGHQTQTKSRFHGSSRQHCRTVTQQRGNIVTTYTDCS from the exons ATGGCATCAGCTCAGTCAGTGTTCACAGTGGTTGTGAGCATTCTTTTCATTACAGAGCTGATTCTGGCCGAGAAAGACTACTACGAGATCCTGGGTGTACCTAAAGATGCATCTGACCGGCAGATCAAAAAAGCTTTCCATAAATTAGCCATGAGGTATCACCCTGATAAAAACAAAAGCCCTGACGCAGAGGCAAAGTTCAGAGAGATCGCCGAGG CATATGAAACATTATCAGATGACAATCGGAGAAAGGAGTACGATCAGATGAGGAGCAGTCCGTTCTCCAGAGAGAGTCCGAGAGGAGGCAGTGACCACTTCCATCAACATTTTAGCTTCAACTTCGATGATATATTCAGAGACTCAGACATGTTTGGAAACAATCCTCATTTGCATAATAAAAGACATTTCGAGAGCCCCTTTCAGGCCCACGAAGGAGCACGTCACAGGCACAGGAAGCACTTCCAGCACTCTTCCGGTGGTGGCCTATTTGATGATATGTTTGAGGATATGGAGAGGATGTTCTTCTTTAATGGACACCAGACTCAGACTAAGAGCAGGTTTCACGGTTCCAGCAGGCAGCACTGTAGGACTGTCACACAGCAGAGGGGGAACATTGTCACAACATACACCGACTGCTCTTGA